CGATCGTTCTTTCGGACGGCGTTCACCCGGAAGCACACGATGTCGTCCGGACGTATGCGAACGGTCCAGGACTAAACGTCGAGACATTGTCGCTTGAGCAAGGTGTCACACGGATCGATCAACTCGATGCCATCGAAGACGTCGCCTGTGTCATCGTGCAGTATCCGAACTTCTACGGTCGTGTCGAAGAACTACAAGCATTGGCTGATGCGACACATGCACGTGGTGCGCTCTTCATCGTCTCTGCGAATCCACTGGCACTCGGTATCTTAGAAGCGCCAGGTAAACTTGGCGCTGACATAACGATCGGAGATTGCCAACCGTTCGGGATTCCACAAAGCTTTGGTGGACCGACGTGTGGTTATTTCACGACGACAAAAGCGTTGATGCGTAAGATTCCGGGACGTCTCGTTGGACAGACCGTCGATGAGAATGGAAAACGCGGTTTCGTTCTGACGTTACAAGCACGTGAACAACACATTCGCCGTGACAAGGCGACATCTAATATCTGTTCGAACCAAGCGTTGAATGCACTCGCTGCTTCGATTGCGATGAGTGCACTCGGAAAACGGGGGATCCGGGAACTCGCGACACGCAACTTACAAACGGCACATGCATTAAAACAAAAGCTGAAACAGGCTGGCTTTACGATCGTTGACGATGGACCGAGCTTCAATGAATTCGTCGTTACGCTACCAATCGACGCGACACGTGCGAGTCAACAATTGCTCGATCACGGAATCATCGGCGGTTTGCCGTTAGGCGCTTATGACGCGGCACGTCAAAATGAAATGCTTGTTTGTGCAACGGAATTACGGACGAATGAAGAGTTGGATCAATTCGTGACAGCGTTAGGGGGACTCACACATGAATGAGCAAACATTGATCTTTGAAATTTCCAAACCGGGTCGTATCGCCTATAGCTTACCGTTACCGACTGTCGATGAGGTGGCAGTAGAAGAATTGTTACCGACCTCGATGTTACGGAAGGAAGACGTGGCGCTACCGGAAGTATCGGAACTGGATCTCGTC
This region of Exiguobacterium acetylicum DSM 20416 genomic DNA includes:
- the gcvPA gene encoding aminomethyl-transferring glycine dehydrogenase subunit GcvPA: MDFRYLPMTVEDEQAMLQTIGAASIEDLLADIPASVRDNGTLEEVGVPLPETDLIRTLSKLADQNMNTKQYPSFLGAGIYDHYAPAVVNHMLLRSEFYTAYTPYQPEISQGELQAIFEFQSMICELTGMDVANSSMYDGITALAEAAMLACAHTKKKTIVLSDGVHPEAHDVVRTYANGPGLNVETLSLEQGVTRIDQLDAIEDVACVIVQYPNFYGRVEELQALADATHARGALFIVSANPLALGILEAPGKLGADITIGDCQPFGIPQSFGGPTCGYFTTTKALMRKIPGRLVGQTVDENGKRGFVLTLQAREQHIRRDKATSNICSNQALNALAASIAMSALGKRGIRELATRNLQTAHALKQKLKQAGFTIVDDGPSFNEFVVTLPIDATRASQQLLDHGIIGGLPLGAYDAARQNEMLVCATELRTNEELDQFVTALGGLTHE